The proteins below are encoded in one region of Aquisphaera giovannonii:
- a CDS encoding chemotaxis protein CheB, with translation MSATGMRAVVVGASAGAVEALSTLLPMLPREFPMPILAVVHLPADRESLLPGILKSRCLVDVREAEDKEPTEPGTVYLAPPDYHLLVERDGTLSLSSEEPVLYSRPSIDVLFESAADAYGPGLIGVVLTGANSDGARGLRAIADAGGMGLVQRPDLAYAPAMPQAALDACPGALALTLEEIAAHLMEARLAP, from the coding sequence GTGAGCGCGACGGGCATGCGGGCGGTCGTCGTGGGGGCGTCGGCCGGCGCGGTGGAGGCGCTCTCGACCCTGCTGCCGATGCTGCCCCGCGAGTTCCCCATGCCGATCCTCGCCGTCGTCCACCTGCCGGCCGACCGCGAGAGCCTGCTGCCGGGCATCCTGAAGTCCCGCTGCCTGGTGGACGTCCGCGAGGCCGAGGACAAGGAGCCGACCGAGCCCGGCACGGTCTACCTCGCCCCGCCGGACTACCACCTCCTCGTCGAGCGCGACGGCACGCTGTCACTCTCGAGCGAGGAGCCCGTCCTGTATTCGCGGCCGTCGATCGACGTCCTCTTCGAGTCCGCCGCCGACGCCTACGGCCCGGGCCTCATCGGCGTGGTCCTCACCGGCGCCAACAGCGACGGCGCCCGAGGCCTCCGGGCGATCGCGGATGCCGGCGGGATGGGGCTGGTCCAGCGGCCGGACCTCGCCTATGCTCCGGCCATGCCGCAGGCCGCCCTCGACGCCTGCCCGGGGGCCCTGGCCCTCACGCTGGAGGAGATCGCGGCCCACCTCATGGAGGCACGGCTCGCACCATGA
- a CDS encoding type II toxin-antitoxin system ParD family antitoxin: MATMNISLPDQMKAFVESQARKEGFGTVSEYLRSLIRDVQKREDRQGLEARLREGIEGGPATPLTAQGWDDIEREGLDLAATRRRRKP, from the coding sequence ATGGCGACCATGAACATCTCACTGCCGGATCAGATGAAGGCCTTCGTGGAGTCCCAGGCCCGGAAGGAGGGGTTCGGGACGGTCAGCGAGTATCTGCGATCCCTCATCCGGGACGTGCAGAAGCGGGAGGATCGTCAGGGCCTCGAGGCCAGGCTCAGGGAGGGGATCGAGGGCGGGCCGGCAACGCCCCTGACGGCGCAGGGGTGGGACGACATCGAGCGAGAGGGACTCGACCTGGCGGCCACGAGACGACGGCGGAAGCCATGA
- a CDS encoding ATP-binding protein, which translates to MILTTADGSEDAAMEALRAGAAEDVLEQELGREPAAGGRRRTCPRSTARQESSYEIGNDLGRIPPLLDILRDEMARLGRFDSSELMRTLIAVDEALRNAVCHGNLEVSSELREGGGHRFDDEVRRRSAVPPFRDRRIRLRVAHDPDRTTFVVRDEGPGFDTSRIDRAIEPEDLIRSSGRGLLLMKSFMDQVSFNRAGNEVTLVKRCRAGAAAPGGASPSARSGASPGRARPQGWDRCEADGAGEAGVGREAEESDAGAGGESGPS; encoded by the coding sequence GTGATCCTGACGACGGCGGACGGCAGCGAGGACGCGGCGATGGAGGCCCTGCGGGCCGGCGCGGCCGAGGACGTTCTGGAGCAGGAGCTCGGCCGGGAGCCGGCCGCCGGCGGCCGGAGGCGGACCTGCCCGCGGTCGACGGCGCGGCAGGAGTCCTCCTACGAGATCGGCAACGACCTGGGGCGGATCCCCCCGCTCCTGGACATCCTCCGCGACGAGATGGCGAGACTCGGCCGCTTCGACTCCTCCGAGCTGATGCGGACCCTCATCGCCGTGGACGAGGCGCTCCGCAACGCGGTCTGCCACGGCAACCTCGAGGTGAGCTCGGAGCTCCGCGAGGGGGGCGGGCACCGCTTCGACGACGAGGTGCGCAGGAGGTCGGCGGTCCCCCCCTTCCGCGACCGCCGGATCCGGCTGCGGGTGGCCCACGACCCGGACCGCACCACGTTCGTGGTCCGCGACGAGGGGCCGGGCTTCGACACCTCCCGCATCGACCGGGCCATCGAGCCCGAGGACCTGATCCGCTCGAGCGGCCGCGGGCTCCTGCTGATGAAGTCCTTCATGGACCAGGTCTCCTTCAACAGGGCGGGCAACGAGGTGACGCTGGTCAAGCGGTGCCGCGCCGGCGCCGCAGCACCGGGCGGCGCGAGCCCGTCGGCGAGGTCCGGCGCGTCGCCCGGCCGTGCGAGGCCTCAGGGCTGGGATCGGTGCGAGGCAGACGGCGCCGGAGAGGCCGGGGTCGGGCGGGAGGCTGAGGAATCCGATGCCGGGGCCGGCGGCGAGTCCGGGCCGTCCTGA
- a CDS encoding type II toxin-antitoxin system RelE/ParE family toxin — MNVVRLLARARWDLVEAVAYLAERSEKAARRFRVEADETFQRLAAMPGMGARFKAEDPALAGLRYAPISARYRKYVAFYRPIPDGIEVIRVLHGARDIRTALAEEFDAGEEGGDELAP, encoded by the coding sequence ATGAACGTCGTCCGACTGCTAGCCAGGGCGCGATGGGATCTGGTGGAAGCGGTCGCCTATCTGGCGGAACGAAGCGAGAAGGCGGCTCGTCGGTTCCGCGTCGAGGCGGACGAGACCTTTCAGCGACTCGCCGCGATGCCCGGCATGGGGGCTCGCTTCAAGGCCGAGGATCCGGCCCTCGCCGGGTTGCGCTACGCCCCAATCTCCGCGAGGTATCGGAAGTACGTGGCCTTCTATCGACCGATCCCGGATGGCATCGAGGTCATCCGCGTCCTCCATGGCGCCCGTGACATCCGAACGGCGCTAGCCGAGGAATTCGATGCCGGCGAGGAAGGCGGCGATGAGCTCGCTCCGTGA
- a CDS encoding CheR family methyltransferase: MDETTEDIEIRLLLEALLRKYHYDFRGYSMASMTRRLRQAREHFGEPTISRLQDRALHDPGMLPKLISFLTVQVSDFFRDPGYFRAIRESVVPHLKTYPSLKVWVAGCSAGEELYSLAILFREEGLEERTIFYGTDISPEALAKAEAGVYDLGRVPAFTENHRASGGKSSLSDYYTAAYGAAVFDRSLRKRAVFSDHSLVTDAVFAEVQLVSCRNVLIYFDRDLQDRAVGLFKDSLSRKGFLGLGSKESLRFSAHADAFAEFVRAERIYQKRGGA; the protein is encoded by the coding sequence ATGGACGAGACGACCGAGGACATCGAGATCCGGCTCCTCCTCGAGGCGCTCCTCCGCAAGTACCACTACGACTTCCGCGGCTACTCCATGGCGTCCATGACCCGGCGGCTCCGCCAGGCCCGCGAGCACTTCGGCGAGCCGACCATATCCCGGCTCCAGGACCGGGCGCTCCACGACCCCGGGATGCTGCCGAAGCTGATCTCGTTCCTGACGGTCCAGGTCAGCGACTTCTTCCGCGACCCGGGCTACTTCCGGGCGATCCGGGAGTCGGTCGTGCCGCACCTGAAGACGTACCCGTCGCTGAAGGTCTGGGTGGCCGGCTGCAGCGCCGGGGAGGAGCTGTACTCGCTGGCGATCCTCTTCCGCGAGGAGGGCCTGGAGGAGCGGACGATCTTCTACGGCACCGACATCAGCCCCGAGGCCCTGGCGAAGGCCGAGGCCGGGGTCTACGACCTGGGGCGCGTCCCGGCGTTCACGGAGAACCACCGGGCCTCCGGCGGCAAGTCCTCGCTGTCGGACTACTACACCGCCGCGTACGGGGCCGCCGTCTTCGACCGCAGCCTGAGGAAGCGGGCCGTCTTCTCGGACCACAGCCTGGTGACCGACGCGGTCTTCGCCGAGGTGCAGCTCGTCTCCTGCCGGAACGTCCTGATCTACTTCGACCGCGACCTCCAGGACCGGGCCGTCGGGCTGTTCAAGGACTCGCTGTCGCGCAAGGGCTTCCTCGGCCTGGGCTCCAAGGAGAGCCTCCGCTTCTCGGCGCACGCCGACGCGTTCGCGGAGTTCGTCCGCGCCGAGCGGATCTACCAGAAGCGAGGTGGGGCGTGA
- a CDS encoding ATP-binding response regulator, which produces MNPPKNDPVHCLLVDDLEENLRALEAVLRQEGVVLLKARSGLDALELLLRHDVALALVDVQMPEMDGFELAELMRGAERTRRVPIIFLTAGTADRQRRFRGYEAGAVDFLQKPLDPDILRMKAEVFFDLARQRRELARQRDELKAATEENARLLAESRSYAEALRRADLRKDEFLATLSHELRNPLSALSGALQILNAPALADQHGWALRVIEAQVGNFARLIDDLMDVSRITSGKIRLKTEPTDVRPVLEQAVHSVSPLVKARGHELTVEFGHGDATIEVDRTRLEQMATNLLNNAAKYSEDGGRIALRTALREGRFVLTVQDTGIGFEPERLPAMFDLFTQDDRALAKSEGGLGIGLTLVKSLAELHGGGIAAESPGVGKGSTFTITLPATTSPPPPAAAASPPPANGAGRPARGGGGGGGRDARLRILVVDDNADAAWSLAELLKLDGHDVAIAGDGPSAIDLAAEFLPDVVVLDIGLPRMDGYEVARTLRDDPRHRGVTLIATTGYGQEQDRARTREAGFHHHLVKPIDLTDVASILAGVARTPRDA; this is translated from the coding sequence ATGAATCCCCCCAAGAACGACCCCGTCCACTGCCTGCTCGTCGACGACCTGGAGGAGAACCTCCGCGCCCTGGAGGCCGTGCTCCGGCAGGAGGGGGTCGTCCTGCTGAAGGCCCGCTCCGGGCTCGACGCCCTGGAGCTGCTCCTGCGGCACGACGTGGCCCTCGCCCTGGTGGACGTGCAGATGCCGGAGATGGACGGCTTCGAGCTCGCCGAGCTGATGCGGGGGGCCGAGCGGACCCGCCGCGTGCCGATCATCTTCCTGACCGCCGGCACCGCCGACCGCCAGCGCCGGTTCCGCGGCTACGAGGCCGGCGCGGTGGACTTCCTCCAGAAGCCGCTGGACCCGGACATCCTCCGGATGAAGGCCGAGGTCTTCTTCGACCTGGCCCGCCAGCGCCGCGAGCTGGCCCGCCAGCGCGACGAGCTGAAGGCCGCCACCGAGGAGAACGCCCGGCTCCTGGCCGAGAGCCGGTCCTACGCCGAGGCCCTGCGCCGGGCCGACCTCCGCAAGGACGAGTTCCTGGCCACGCTCTCCCACGAGCTGCGCAACCCGCTCTCGGCGCTCTCCGGCGCCCTCCAGATCCTCAACGCGCCGGCGCTGGCCGACCAGCACGGGTGGGCCCTGCGCGTCATCGAGGCCCAGGTCGGCAACTTCGCCCGGCTGATCGACGACCTGATGGACGTCTCGCGGATCACCAGCGGCAAGATCCGGCTCAAGACGGAGCCGACGGACGTCCGGCCGGTCCTCGAGCAGGCCGTGCACTCGGTCTCCCCGCTCGTGAAGGCGCGCGGGCACGAGCTGACCGTGGAGTTCGGGCACGGCGACGCGACCATCGAGGTGGACCGGACCCGGCTCGAGCAGATGGCGACCAACCTCCTGAACAACGCCGCCAAGTACTCCGAGGACGGCGGCCGGATCGCCCTGCGGACGGCGCTCCGCGAGGGCCGCTTCGTCCTCACCGTCCAGGACACGGGCATCGGCTTCGAGCCGGAGCGGCTGCCGGCCATGTTCGACCTGTTCACCCAGGACGACCGGGCGCTCGCGAAGTCGGAGGGGGGCCTGGGCATCGGCCTGACGCTCGTCAAGAGCCTCGCCGAGCTGCACGGCGGCGGGATCGCCGCGGAGAGCCCCGGGGTGGGCAAGGGGAGCACGTTCACCATCACGCTCCCCGCGACGACCTCGCCGCCCCCCCCGGCCGCGGCCGCGTCGCCGCCCCCGGCCAACGGAGCAGGCAGGCCGGCCCGCGGGGGCGGGGGCGGGGGCGGGCGCGACGCACGCCTGCGGATCCTCGTCGTGGACGACAACGCCGACGCCGCCTGGTCCCTGGCCGAGCTGCTGAAGCTGGACGGCCACGACGTCGCGATCGCCGGCGACGGCCCCTCGGCCATCGACCTCGCCGCGGAATTCCTCCCCGACGTCGTCGTACTCGACATCGGCCTGCCCCGGATGGACGGCTACGAGGTGGCGCGGACGCTCCGCGACGACCCCCGCCACCGCGGGGTCACCCTGATCGCCACGACCGGCTACGGCCAGGAGCAGGACCGTGCCCGCACCCGCGAGGCCGGCTTCCACCACCACCTGGTCAAGCCGATCGACCTGACGGACGTCGCGTCCATCCTCGCCGGCGTGGCCCGGACGCCCCGCGACGCCTGA
- a CDS encoding response regulator gives MANRELGFSWPPAANAPGAPDRLAGRAIAVVLTDLRMDGMDGPRRVRATRPAGATRGCP, from the coding sequence ATGGCCAATCGTGAGCTAGGGTTCTCCTGGCCGCCCGCGGCCAACGCCCCGGGGGCGCCGGACCGGCTGGCCGGCCGCGCGATCGCGGTCGTCCTGACCGACCTGCGGATGGACGGCATGGACGGCCCAAGGCGGGTGCGGGCGACTCGGCCCGCAGGGGCCACGCGGGGGTGCCCGTGA